CCGCCGATGCCGGGCGCGTTCGTATCGGTCCACCTGGAGACGGCCGGTCCGGCCCAGCTGTCGATCTGCGAGGCGTTCGTCTACACCGACCAAGCCCTTCCGATCGAGCGGTGCCCCGCGTTCCGGGACCAGCCGCCCGGTGCGTCGGCTTCGTACAATGGCAAGTGCTACATCTTCTACAACCGCCAACCGGTGGCGCTGCGGGATGCGCTTGCGTTCTGCCGGGCGCGCGGTGGTACACTGATCAACGAGAGTAACCCGGCGCTGCAGGGCTTCATTAGCTGGGAgctgtggcggcggcaccgtaGCGACACGTCGTCCCAGTACTGGATGGGTGCGGTGCGCGATGCGCAGGACCGCAACACCTGGAAGTGGATCGGTGGCGACGAGGTGTCGGTCTCCTTCTGGAATCtgcccggcggcgacgaggacTGTGCCCGCTACGACGGCTCGAAGGGGTGGCTCTGGAGCGACACCAACTGCAACACGCAGCTCAACTTCATCTGCCAACACCGTAAGTCTCCGGCACTCTCCGGCGCTCACCCACATACCGCCCCCCGCTGTGGCCCCTCTtacccgttccgtttttttgtgcgctTTCAGAGCCGAAGGCGTGCGGGCGACCGGAGCAACCACCCAACTCGACGATGGTGGCACCGAAGGGCTTCGACGTTGGGGCGACGGTCGAGTACAGCTGCGACGAGGGCCATCTGCTGGTGGGGCCCCCGCAGCGCACCTGCCTGGAGACGGGCTTCTACAACGAGTTCCCGCCGGTCTGCAAATGTACGTATCCCTCACCCCTCACCCCTCCCCACACACCCCTCACTCTAACAGACGGTTTACACCTGTCCGCAGACATTGAGTGCGGGCTGCCGGCTTCGATCCCGCACGGTTCGTACGATCTGCTGAACGGCACGGTCGGTTACCTCAGCACGGTTCAGTACCGGTGCGGCGAGGGGTACGAGATGGTTGGCCGGGCGGTGCTGACGTGCGACATCGACGAGCGCTGGAACGGGCCACCGCCGCGCTGCGAGCTCATCGAGTGCGATCCGCTGCCGACGCTGTTCGCGAACGGTGCCATCGTCGCCCCCAACCAGACAGTGTAcggggcggtggcggaggtgcGTTGTGCCCGTGGCTACGTcccggacggtggtggcgcggcACAGATCCActgcaccgccaccggccagtggAACGCCTCGCTGCCCAGCTGCgtgccccagcagcagcagcagcagccgtcggtGCCCGTGGCGCCGCCCAGCGAGCccagcggcgacggcgcacgGCCGCCAGCGCCGGCTCGACGACCCCTGCAACCGGGTGGCCAGcgtcggccaccgggcccAGTGCGCTACACGACCCCGCAGcagaccagcagcaccaccaccattgcaccgccgccgccgagcacCGTGCCGACGAGTCCTGCGACCGCAACCACGGCGTCAGCcgcagccagcagcacccccagcagggccagcagcagcagcaccaccaccaccaccgagtcGCCCATGTTTAGCATCGAAATCGATGACGGTACGAGGGACGAGCTCCCCTTGCGCCCACACAGCCCACACTACCCCACGGGTGGGCTAGTGTTGGGTGCCGGGAACCGCTACGACttcccgcaccaccaccaacacgacgACAtccacgacgacggggacaacgacgacgacgacgcagacgACTCCGCCGACGACTCCGCCGACGACTCCGCCGACCTtcgacaccgaccaccgacctTTGACGATGACTTTGACAGCCTCGAGGGCTTCTTCGTCGCCACTAACGAAGACTACTCTCTTCCACCTCCAGAAGTGCGCCCGGGGTCGGTGCGCGAGGACGCCGGgcaccagccgccgccgccgccaccctaCCGGCCGGTCGTGGTCGTGTTGCCGAACGGGggcggcgccggcgccggctCCAGCCCGCCCAAGCCGTCCTACTACGAGCCGCACCCGGTCGGGGCCGGTACCACCGGACGGCCGGGGCCCGCGGTCCAGACCCACCGGCCGTCGCTCACGCGCCGCCCGCCGTCGGTGACACCCtcggcgccgccaccgtcgacgacgacggcggccaccgcggtgACGACGGCCCGGGGCCGCCAGCCACCGAACCAGCACGACATCCTGGCGCAGCACCCGCAGGACAACGAGATCGCCGGCAGCGTCAACATCCGGCAGGATCAGTCGCCCAAGGTCAACGTGCCGTTCGCCGTCGACAACcgggacagcagcagcggcggcggcggcggcaccaccgccgacggtggccacggcaacggtggcCTCGTGACGGGGCTCGGAGGTGGCGCCGGGGGCGCCAGCGGTGCACCCGGCGGCGGGCCGTCCGGTGAGCGGAAGGAGTCCAAGAGCGCCAAGCTGAACCTCGGGGCCATCGTGGCGCTCGGGGCGTTCGGCGGTTTCGTCTTCCTGGCCGCCGTCATCaccacgatcgtgatcgtcgtCCGAAGGTGATTGtcaactcgctcgctcgttcgttcgctcgctcgctcgctaacCCCTCCGCCCAGTAGCTGCACAGAGGGGtaggggtggggtgggggggctgATGCAGCCAGCCACACCAGCAACCTGGGGCACTCATTCTCAGCCTCAGGATCCTTGCTCTtgtttctcgctcgcttccggGGCCGGAGACGCCCTCCCGTTGAGGCCTGCCTAGCCTGCTACCTATCTACC
Above is a genomic segment from Anopheles bellator chromosome X, idAnoBellAS_SP24_06.2, whole genome shotgun sequence containing:
- the LOC131213458 gene encoding uncharacterized protein LOC131213458 — its product is MALPDADPTAASLVATAGGRIDSGKGCQFPGAPAHGSADVTDDQLHDGTVATYYCERGFELLGPSRRVCHDGQWIPEGIPFCVLNVAAGKAPMQISTEASGIPQKAIDGSTSAFFSPDSCSLTKPERVPWWYVNLLEPYMVQLVRLDFGKSCCGNGKPATIVVRVGNNRPDLGTNPICNRFTGTLEEGQPLFLPCNPPMPGAFVSVHLETAGPAQLSICEAFVYTDQALPIERCPAFRDQPPGASASYNGKCYIFYNRQPVALRDALAFCRARGGTLINESNPALQGFISWELWRRHRSDTSSQYWMGAVRDAQDRNTWKWIGGDEVSVSFWNLPGGDEDCARYDGSKGWLWSDTNCNTQLNFICQHQPKACGRPEQPPNSTMVAPKGFDVGATVEYSCDEGHLLVGPPQRTCLETGFYNEFPPVCKYIECGLPASIPHGSYDLLNGTVGYLSTVQYRCGEGYEMVGRAVLTCDIDERWNGPPPRCELIECDPLPTLFANGAIVAPNQTVYGAVAEVRCARGYVPDGGGAAQIHCTATGQWNASLPSCVPQQQQQQPSVPVAPPSEPSGDGARPPAPARRPLQPGGQRRPPGPVRYTTPQQTSSTTTIAPPPPSTVPTSPATATTASAAASSTPSRASSSSTTTTTESPMFSIEIDDEVRPGSVREDAGHQPPPPPPYRPVVVVLPNGGGAGAGSSPPKPSYYEPHPVGAGTTGRPGPAVQTHRPSLTRRPPSVTPSAPPPSTTTAATAVTTARGRQPPNQHDILAQHPQDNEIAGSVNIRQDQSPKVNVPFAVDNRDSSSGGGGGTTADGGHGNGGLVTGLGGGAGGASGAPGGGPSGERKESKSAKLNLGAIVALGAFGGFVFLAAVITTIVIVVRRNRTTNQHYRHRASPDCNTVASFSSSSSESRNGLNRYYRQAWENLHESASKSHHSSGHSGLKRKETMDPPVNRSRSRENLEASRTRDLERSRENLSARSRDYGRDSMALRDGSEMVVSDVCVKGEKKRHHHHHHKSNHQRGDFREPNIMGSGNGRREHRHY